In Symphalangus syndactylus isolate Jambi chromosome 15, NHGRI_mSymSyn1-v2.1_pri, whole genome shotgun sequence, the following are encoded in one genomic region:
- the GTF3A gene encoding LOW QUALITY PROTEIN: transcription factor IIIA (The sequence of the model RefSeq protein was modified relative to this genomic sequence to represent the inferred CDS: deleted 1 base in 1 codon), translating into MRSSGADVGRGLVTARASGSVPASREGSAGSSAPDALFPARVSARGSAPGSGLGGAGALDPPAMVTESVSSLTIADAFIAAGESPAPTPPRPALPRRFICSFPDCSANYSKAWKLDAHLCKHTGERPFVCDYEGCGKAFIRDYHLSRHILTHTGEKPFVCAANGCDQKFNTKSNLKKHFERKHENQQKQYICSFEDCKKTFKKHQQLKIHQCQHTNEPLFKCTQEGCGKHFASPSKLKRHAKAHEGYVCQKGCSFVAKTWTELLKHVRETHKEEILCEVCRKTFKRKDYLKQHMKTHAPERDVCRCPREGCGRTYTTVFNLQSHILSFHEESRPFVCEHAGCGKTFAMKQSLTRHAVVHDPDKKKMKLKVKKSREKRSLASRLSGYIPPKRKQGQGLSLCQNGESPNCVEDKMLSTVAVLTLS; encoded by the exons ATGCGCAGCAGCGGCGCCGACGTGGGGCGGGGCCTGGTGACCGCGCGCGCTTCCGGAAGTGTGCCGGCGTCCCGCGAAGGTTCCGCCGGGAGCAGTGCTCCGGACGCGCTG TTCCCGGCACGTGTCTCGGCACGTGGCAGCGCGCCTGGCTCGGGGCTTGGAGGCGCCGGCGCCCTGGATCCGCCGGCCATGGTCACCGAGTCGGTGTCGTCCCTGACCATCGCCGACGCGTTCATCGCAGCCGGCGAGAGCCCAGCTCCGACCCCGCCGCGCCCCGCGCTTCCCAGGAGGTTCATCTGCTCCTTCCCTGACTGCAGCGCCAATTACAGCAAAGCCTGGAAGCTTGACGCGCACCTGTGCAAGCACACGGGGGAG AGACCATTTGTTTGTGACTATGAAGGGTGTGGCAAGGCCTTCATCAGGGACTACCATCTGAGCCGCCACATTCTGACTCACACTGGAGAAAAGCCGTTTGT TTGTGCAGCTAATGGCTGTGATCAAAAATTCAACACAAAATCAAACTTGAAGAAACATTTTGAACGCAAAcatgaaaatcaacaaaaacaataTATA TGCAGTTTTGAAGACTGTAAGAAGACCTTTAAGAAACATCAGCAGCTGAAAATCCATCAGTGCCAGCATACCAATGAACCTCTCTTCAA GTGTACCCAGGAAGGATGTGGGAAACACTTTGCATCACCCAGCAAGCTGAAACGACATGCCAAGGCCCACGAGG GCTATGTATGTCAAAAAGGATGTTCCTTTGTGGCAAAAACATGGACGGAACTTCTGAAACATGTGAGAGAAACCCATAAAG AGGAAATACTATGTGAAGTATGCCGGAAAACATTTAAACGCAAAGATTACCTTAAGCAACACATGAAAACTCATGCCCCAGAAAGGGATGTATGTCGCTGTCCAAGAGAAGGCTGTGGAAGAACCTACACAACTGTGTTTAATCTCCAAAGCCATATCCTCTCCTTCCATGAGGAAAGCCGCCCTTTTGTGTGTGAACATGCTGGCTGTGGCAAAACATTTGCAATGAAA CAAAGTCTCACTAGGCATGCTGTTGTACATGATCCtgacaagaagaaaatgaagctcaAA GTCAAAAAATCTCGTGAAAAACGGAGTTTGGCCTCTCGTCTCAGTGGATATATCCCTCCCAAAAGGAAACAAGGGCAAGGCTTATCTTTGTGTCAAAACGGAGAGTCACCCAACTGTGTGGAAGACAAGATGCTCTCAACAGTTGCAGTACTTACCCTCAGCTAA